The window GTCGAGCAGTGAACAGGTCACGAAAATCAGCCGTCCGCCCGGCTTCACCAGCCGCGCCGCAACACCCAGCAGGCGTTGCTGGATCGCGGCATAGCGCTCGATCTGGGCCGGTGTCAGCCGCCAGCGCGCCTCGGGGTTACGACGCCAGGTGCCGGTGCCCGAACACGGCGCATCGACCAGCACGGCATCGGCGGCACCGGTGAAGCGCGCCAGCGCCTCGCCCTCGCGATTGGGGTTGAGCAGCACGGTCTCGACATTGGCCACGCCTGCCCGCTCAGCGCGCGGCGGCAGGCGTTGCAGGCGGGCGCGGTCGGTATCCGCCGCGATCAGCGTGCCGCGATTGTCCATCGCTGCGGCCAGAGCCAGCGTCTTGCCGCCCGCCCCTGCGCACAGGTCGATCACCGTCTCTCCGGGCCGCGCCGCCACGACCTCGCAGGTCAGCTGCGATCCGGCGTCCTGCACCTCGATCCGGCCCGAGGTATAGGCCTCGCTCTGTTCGATGCGGGTTTCGGGGGATAGCGCAGGCCATGCGCCGCCGCGACCGGCTCACCGCCCTCGGGCACCGCGCCTTCGCGCAGCGGATTTACACGAACGTCCAGCGGCGCACGATCGAGCAAGGCTGCGGCATCGGCGCCGGAAACCCCGCTCGCCGCCAGCGCCTCGACCAGCCAGTCGGGCGCGATGCCCTCGCTGGCGATCATGTCCCCCGCCGCACGCGGCGCCGGGGCATGGCGGGAGCCATCGAACAGCGCCGCCAGCGCTTCATCGCCCTGCGCGACCCGCAGCATCGCCGCGCGGCCCGAGACCGGCACTTCGCCGCAGGCACGGATCGCGCGATAGGCCAGCTCGCGCACGGCACGGCGGTCTCCACTACCCGCCCAGCGACGGGCGCGGAACCACTCGGTAATCAGCCTGTCGGCAGGTGCCCCGTTCGAGCGGGCGGCGACGATCACGAGGTCAAGCACCTCGATCGCCGCCTGAACACGCGCGGCGGGGGTCATGCCCGGACTACTTTCAGCGCGAGGGGTAGTTCGGCGCTTCGCGGGTGATCGTCACGTCGTGGACGTGGCTCTCGCGAAGACCGGCGTTGGTGATGCGCACGAACTGCGCGCCCTTGAGGTCTTCGATGGTGGCAGAGCCGGTGTAGCCCATCGCCGCCTTGATGCCGCCGACCAGCTGGTGGATCACGTCCTTGGCCGGACCCTTGTAGGCGACCTGACCCTCGATACCTTCGGGCACCAGCTTCATCTGGTCCTTGATGTCGCCCTGGAAGTAGCGGTCCGCCGAGCCGCGGCCCATCGCGCCGACCGAACCCATGCCGCGATACGACTTGTAGGCGCGGCCCTGATAGATGAAGGTCTCGCCCGGCGCTTCCTCAGTGCCTGCCAGCATCGAGCCGATCATCACGGTCGAGGCACCGGCGGCGAGCGCCTTGGCGGCATCGCCCGAGGTGCGCAGACCGCCATCGCCGATCACCGGGATGCCTGCCTTGGCAGCTTCCTCTGCCGCGTCCATGATCGCGGTAAGCTGCGGCACGCCGACACCGGCAACGATGCGCGTGGTGCAGATCGAGCCGGGCCCGATGCCCACCTTCACGCCATCCGCGCCCGCGTCGATCAGCGCCTTGGCGGCTTCGGCCGTGGCGATGTTACCGGCGATCACCTGCGCGTTGTTCGACAGCTTCTTCACGCGCTCGACCGCGCGGGCGACATCGGCGTTATGGCCGTGCGCGGTGTCGATCACGACAACGTCGCACTCGGCGGCGAGCAGCGCCTCGGTGCGCTCGAAGCCCTTGTCGCCCACGGTGGTTGCAGCGGCAACGCGCAGGCGGCCCGCCTCGTCCTTGGTGGCGTCAGGGTAGGTGACGGCCTTCTCGATGTCCTTAACGGTGATCAGGCCGACGCACTTGAAGGCGTCATCCACCACCAGCAGCTTCTCGATGCGGCGGGCATGCAGCAGGCGGCGCGCCTCTTCCGAACCGACGCCGACCTTCACGGTGGCGAGGTTCTCATGCGTCATCAGTTCGCGCACCGGCTGACCGGGATTGGCGGCGAAGCGCACATCGCGGTTGGTGAGGATGCCCACCAGCTTGCCCGAGCCTTCGACCACCGGGATGCCGTTGATCTTGTGCGTCATCATCAGGGCGCGCGCTTCACCCAGCGTGGCGTCGGGCGAGATGGTGATCGGATTGACGACCATGCCGCTCTCGAAGCGCTTGACCGCGCGGACAGCCGCGCACTGCTCTTCGATGGTCAGGTTGCGGTGAAGCACGCCGATGCCGCCCAGCTGCGCCATGACGATGGCCATGTCGGCCTCGGTCACGGTATCCATCGCCGAGGAAACCACCGGGATGTTCAGGCTGATCGAGCGGGTCAGGCGGGTGCGGGTATCGGCCTGGGTCGGCACGATCTCGGACTTGGCAGGACGCAGCAGAACGTCGTCGAAAGTGAGTCCGAGAGGGATATCCATGTGCGCCACCTAAATCTTGCGGGGGAGAATCGTGGCGAGCCATGTAATCAAAGATACCGCCAGAGGCTAGACCCTCATTTCGCGTTTGCGGCAGGGGTGGATGCCCCGATTGCAATGCCAGTTGCAGCGGCAGTTGCCGGGGACGCGGGCACACTGTCGGAGGTCGTGGGCGAATAGCTTTGCGCATCGCCGAACCAGCGTCCCAGCGCGGTGAGCATCCGGGTGTCGTCCGCCGCCCCGCCCAGCGGCCCCAGATGCGCCACATCGTCGATCGGGCGATGATACGGCCCCTCGAAGAAAGCGCGCAGACGCGACAGTTCGCCATAGGCCGTCGTCACCATCACCGCAGGCACATCGTGCTGGAGCAGCGCCCAACCATCCTGACGGCGCACATATTCGTTGGCGTCGTTATTCTGGACGATCTTCACCTTCTGCGCCTTCGCCACTTTCTCGATCTCGGGATCGAGCGCCGTCATCCCGCGCCCGACGATGGCGAACGGTGTGCCGTGCGGGGCGATCGCGGGCGAATCGATGTTGAAGGCCGCCACGAAGCGATCGAGCGGGATCGGCGGATTGTCGGCAAAGGCATGGGCGCCCAGCAGCCCGGACTCCTCGCCCGTGGT of the Novosphingobium sp. 9 genome contains:
- the guaB gene encoding IMP dehydrogenase; translation: MDIPLGLTFDDVLLRPAKSEIVPTQADTRTRLTRSISLNIPVVSSAMDTVTEADMAIVMAQLGGIGVLHRNLTIEEQCAAVRAVKRFESGMVVNPITISPDATLGEARALMMTHKINGIPVVEGSGKLVGILTNRDVRFAANPGQPVRELMTHENLATVKVGVGSEEARRLLHARRIEKLLVVDDAFKCVGLITVKDIEKAVTYPDATKDEAGRLRVAAATTVGDKGFERTEALLAAECDVVVIDTAHGHNADVARAVERVKKLSNNAQVIAGNIATAEAAKALIDAGADGVKVGIGPGSICTTRIVAGVGVPQLTAIMDAAEEAAKAGIPVIGDGGLRTSGDAAKALAAGASTVMIGSMLAGTEEAPGETFIYQGRAYKSYRGMGSVGAMGRGSADRYFQGDIKDQMKLVPEGIEGQVAYKGPAKDVIHQLVGGIKAAMGYTGSATIEDLKGAQFVRITNAGLRESHVHDVTITREAPNYPSR